The following proteins are encoded in a genomic region of Microtus ochrogaster isolate Prairie Vole_2 chromosome 5, MicOch1.0, whole genome shotgun sequence:
- the Nlrx1 gene encoding NLR family member X1, whose translation MRWGCHLPRTSWGSGLGRTSQLSDEHISFLTHWSWPFRGVHPLGPARAFIRHHENSADSVPPPGRHGQLFKSISATEAIQRHRWNLMEWFSRLPREERQFGPTFALDTVHVDPVIRESTPDELLRPSAELATGHQRTQAGQPPLVLSQLFDPDACGRRVQTVVLYGTVGTGKSTLVRKMVLDWCYGRLPAFELLIPFSCEDLSSLGSTPASLCQLVTQRYTPLKEVLPLMTAAGSRLLFVLHGLERLNLDFRLAGTGLCNDPEQPGAPAAIMVNLLRKYMLPEASILVTTRPSAIGRIPSKYVGRYGEICGFSDTNLQKLYFQLRLNQPDCGYGAGGAGVSATPAQRDNLIQMLSRNLEGHHQIAAACFLPSYCWLVCATLHFLHAPTPAGQTLTSIYTSFLRLNFSGETLDSTHPSNLSLMAYAARTMGKLAYEGVSSRKTYFSEEDVRGCLEAGIKTEEEFQLLQIFRRDALRFFLAPCVEPGHLGAFVFTVPAMQEYLAALYIVLGLRKTALQRVGKEVVEFAGRVGEDVSLVLGIVAKLLPLRILPLLFNLLKVFPRVFGRMVSKSREAVAQAMVLEMFREEDYYNDDVLDQMGASILGVEGPRRHPDEPPEDEVFELFPMFMGGLLSAHNRAVLAQLGCPIKNLDALENAQAIKKKLGKMGRQVLPPSELLDHLFFHYEFQNQRFSAEVLGSLRQLNLAGVRMTPLKCTVVAAVLGSGKHLLDEVNLASCQLDPAGLQTLMPVFLRARKLGLQLNGLGPEACRDLRDLLLHSQCQITTLRLSNNPLTAAGVALLMEGLAGNTSLTHLSLLHTDLGDEGLELLAAQLDRNRQLQELNVAYNGAGDAAALALAKAAREHPSLELLHLYFNELSSEGRQVLRDLGGSGEGGARVVASLTEGAAVSEYWSVILSEVQRNLNSWDPTRVQSHLKLLLRDLEDSRGATLNPWRKAQLLRVEGEVKTLLEQLGDSGC comes from the exons ATGAGGTGGGGTTGCCATTTGCCCAGGACCTCTTGGGGCTCAGGTCTGGGAAGAACATCCCAGCTATCAG aTGAGCATATCTCCTTCCTGACCCACTGGAGTTGGCCCTTTAGAGGGGTGCATCCCCTTGGGCCCGCTAG GGCCTTTATCCGGCACCATGAAAACTCAGCAGACAGTGTTCCCCCACCAGGGAGGCATGGACAGCTGTTCAAGAGCATCTCGGCTACTG AAGCCATCCAAAGGCATCGCTGGAACCTCATGGAGTGGTTTAGCCGGTTGCCCAGAGAGGAGCGTCAGTTTGGACCGACCTTTGCTCTAGACACGGTCCATGTTGACCCTGTGATCCGCGAGAGCACCCCAGACGAGCTGCTTCGTCCATCCGCAGAGCTGGCCACAGGGCATCAACGAACCCAGGCTGGGCAGCCCCCACTGGTCCTGTCTCAGCTTTTTGACCCAGACGCCTGTGGGCGCCGCGTGCAGACAGTGGTGCTGTACGGGACTGTAGGTACCGGCAAGAGCACATTGGTACGCAAGATGGTCCTGGACTGGTGTTATGGAAGGCTGCCTGCCTTTGAGCTGCTCATCCCCTTTTCCTGTGAGGACCTGTCATCCCTGGGCTCCACCCCAGCTTCCTTGTGCCAACTTGTGACCCAGCGTTACACACCCCTGAAGGAGGTACTGCCCCTGATGACCGCTGCCGGCTCCCGCCTGCTCTTTGTGCTCCATGGCCTGGAGCGTCTCAACCTTGACTTCCGGCTGGCAGGCACAGGGCTTTGTAATGACCCAGAGCAACCCGGGGCACCAGCTGCCATCATGGTCAACTTGCTCCGCAAATACATGCTTCCTGAG GCCAGCATCCTGGTAACCACCCGGCCCTCGGCCATTGGCCGTATCCCTAGCAAGTATGTGGGCCGCTATGGTGAGATCTGTGGCTTCTCCGATACCAACCTGCAGAAGCTCTACTTCCAGCTTCGCCTTAACCAGCCCGATTGTGGATACGGTGCAGGGGGTGCAGGTGTCTCAGCCACACCAGCTCAGCGGGACAACCTGATTCAGATGCTGTCCCGAAACCTGGAGGGGCACCACCAGATTGCAGCTGCCTGCTTCTTGCCCTCCTATTGCTGGCTTGTGTGTGCAACCTTGCACTTCCTGCATGCTCCTACACCTGCTGGCCAGACCCTCACAAGCATTTATACCAGCTTCCTGCGTCTGAACTTCAGTGGGGAAACACTGGACAGCACCCACCCCTCCAATTTATCCCTGATGGCCTATGCAGCCCGAACTATGGGAAAGTTGGCCTATGAGGGAGTGTCATCCCGAAAGACCTACTTCTCTGAAGAGGATGTCCGTGGTTGCCTGGAAGCTGGCATCAAGACAGAGGAAGAATTCCAGCTTCTGCAGATCTTCCGACGAGATGCCCTGAGGTTTTTTCTAGCCCCGTGTGTGGAACCAGGACACCTGGGTGCTTTTGTATTCACTGTGCCCGCCATGCAGGAATACCTGGCTGCCCTCTACATTGTACTGGGCTTACGCAAGACGGCCCTGCAGCGAGTGGGCAAAGAAGTGGTTGAGTTTGCGGGCCGTGTTGGGGAGGATGTCAGCCTGGTACTGGGCATCGTGGCCAAGCTGCTGCCCCTGCGGATTCTGCCTCTGCTATTCAACTTGCTCAAG GTGTTTCCACGAGTGTTTGGGCGCATGGTGAGTAAGAGTCGGGAGGCGGTGGCGCaggccatggtgctggagatgttCCGGGAGGAGGATTACTACAATGACGATGTGCTGGACCAGATGGGTGCCAGCATCCTGGGTGTGGAGGGCCCCCGGCGTCACCCAGATGAGCCCCCTGAGGATGAAGTCTTTGAGCTCTTTCCCATGTTCATGGGGGGACTTCTCTCGGCCCACAATCGGGCGGTGCTGGCTCAGCTTGGCTGCCCCATCAAGAACCTGGATGCCCTGGAGAACGCCCAGGCCATCAAGAAGAAACTGGGGAAGATGGGTAGGCAGGTGCTGCCCCCCTCCGAGCTTCTGGACCATCTCTTCTTTCACTATGAGTTCCAGAACCAGCGCTTCTCTGCTGAGGTGCTCGGCTCCCTGCGCCAGCTCAATTTAGCAGGCGTGCGCATGACGCCGCTCAAGTGCACAGTGGTGGCCGCAGTACTGGGAAGTGGAAAGCATCTGCTGGATGAGGTGAACTTGGCTTCCTGCCAGCTGGATCCTGCTGGCCTACAGACTCTCATGCCTGTCTTCCTGCGGGCCAGGAAACTGGG GTTGCAGCTCAATGGCTTGGGCCCCGAGGCCTGCAGGGACCTCCGAGACCTGCTGCTTCACAGCCAATGCCAGATCACCACTCTGCG GCTGTCCAACAACCCACTGACAGCAGCAGGGGTTGCCTTACTGATGGAGGGGCTAGCGGGAAACACCTCGCTGACACACCTGTCCCTGCTACACACGGACCTCGGAGATGAGGGGCTGGAGCTGCTGGCTGCCCAACTGGACCGCAACAGGCAACTGCAGGAACTGAACGTGGCCTACAacggtgctggggacgcagcagCTCTGGCCTTGGCAAAGGCCGCTAGGGAGCACCCATCTCTGGAGCTGCTGCA CCTCTACTTCAATGAGCTGAGTTCAGAGGGTCGCCAGGTCCTGCGGGACTTGGGGGGCTCGGGTGAAGGTGGTGCCCGGGTTGTGGCCTCGCTGACAGAAGGAGCGGCGGTGTCTGAGTACTGGTCAGTGATCCTTAGTGAAGTTCAGCGCAACCTCAACAGCTGGGACCCGACCCGAGTCCAGAGCCATCTCAAGCTATTGCTTCGGGATCTGGAAGACAGTCGGGGCGCCACCCTTAATCCTTGGCGCAAGGCTCAGCTGCTTCGAGTGGAAGGCGAGGTCAAGACCCTTCTGGAGCAGCTGGGAGACTCTGGATGCTGA
- the Ccdc153 gene encoding coiled-coil domain-containing protein 153 isoform X2 produces the protein MMPPKTKGKGRKTGAQKKKKNSSPDAGAEAKHRLVLLEKELLQDHLALQRDETRRAKASEDRLKQRLQELEAELERAQSEGKAVYAEMNRQRRALQEELRTRSKHLEEEVRSRQKQLETCQREAKTAREEAEKALRAQGETLAQLRAHVANMEAKYEEILHGSLDCLLAKLRAVKPQWDAAALRLHTKHKEQLRQFGLNPLDL, from the exons ATGATGCCACCTAAAaccaaaggaaagggaagaaaaactggggcacagaagaagaaaaaaaactcaagtccTG ATGCAGGGGCTGAGGCCAAGCACAGGTTGgtgctgctggagaaggagctgctccAGGACCACTTAG CACTACAGAGGGATGAGACTCGCAGAGCCAAGGCTTCTGAAGACAGGCTGAAGCAGAGGTTGCAAGAGCTGGAAGCTGAACTGGAAAGGGCCCAAAGCGAAGGGAAGGCTGTATATGCAG AGATGAACCGCCAACGTCGGGCCCTGCAAGAGGAGTTGAGAACCCGAAGCAAGCatctggaagaggaagtgagaagtcGGCAGAAACAGCTAG AAACATGCCAAAGAGAGGCTAAGACAGCAAGGGAAGAGGCTGAGAAAGCCCTCAGAGCACAAGGTGAAACCCTGGCTCAGCTTCGTGCCCACGTGGCAAACATGGAGGCCAAGTATGAGGAAATTTTGCAT GGCAGCCTGGACTGTCTCTTGGCCAAGCTGAGAGCTGTCAAGCCTCAGTGGGACGCAGCTGCGCTGAGACTCCACACCAAGCACAAGGAGCAGCTACGTCAGTTTGGTCTCAACCCCCTGGATCTTTGA
- the Ccdc153 gene encoding coiled-coil domain-containing protein 153 isoform X1, whose translation MMPPKTKGKGRKTGAQKKKKNSSPDAGAEAKHRLVLLEKELLQDHLALQRDETRRAKASEDRLKQRLQELEAELERAQSEGKAVYAEMNRQRRALQEELRTRSKHLEEEVRSRQKQLETCQREAKTAREEAEKALRAQGETLAQLRAHVANMEAKYEEILHPGLSLGQAESCQASVGRSCAETPHQAQGAATSVWSQPPGSLRPLASNL comes from the exons ATGATGCCACCTAAAaccaaaggaaagggaagaaaaactggggcacagaagaagaaaaaaaactcaagtccTG ATGCAGGGGCTGAGGCCAAGCACAGGTTGgtgctgctggagaaggagctgctccAGGACCACTTAG CACTACAGAGGGATGAGACTCGCAGAGCCAAGGCTTCTGAAGACAGGCTGAAGCAGAGGTTGCAAGAGCTGGAAGCTGAACTGGAAAGGGCCCAAAGCGAAGGGAAGGCTGTATATGCAG AGATGAACCGCCAACGTCGGGCCCTGCAAGAGGAGTTGAGAACCCGAAGCAAGCatctggaagaggaagtgagaagtcGGCAGAAACAGCTAG AAACATGCCAAAGAGAGGCTAAGACAGCAAGGGAAGAGGCTGAGAAAGCCCTCAGAGCACAAGGTGAAACCCTGGCTCAGCTTCGTGCCCACGTGGCAAACATGGAGGCCAAGTATGAGGAAATTTTGCAT CCTGGACTGTCTCTTGGCCAAGCTGAGAGCTGTCAAGCCTCAGTGGGACGCAGCTGCGCTGAGACTCCACACCAAGCACAAGGAGCAGCTACGTCAGTTTGGTCTCAACCCCCTGGATCTTTGAGGCCATTGGCCTCTAATCTCTGA
- the Pdzd3 gene encoding Na(+)/H(+) exchange regulatory cofactor NHE-RF4, whose translation MKRRIGGGGSQLSISTSSRTWDPSPATHFSYVPLLPPYRKFKFNPRLGIDNPVLSLAEDQAQSDPWNLQRPRFCLLSREEQKNFGFHLLYQLGKTDHVVYRVDPGSSAQRHGLREGDRILAVNNNIVDHEDYTMVVRHIRASGPRVLLTVLAQHVHDVVRAQQGSDAFLCPTLGSAVRPRLCHVVKDEGGFGFSITHGCRGSFWLVLSSGGAAERAGVPPGARLLEVNGVSVEKFTSSQLSRKLWQSGDQVTVLVAAPEVEERCRQLGMPLAAPLAEGWALPAKPRCLNIEKGPQGFGFLLREEKGLDGCLGQFLREVDPGLPADKAGMKAGDRLVAVAGESVDGLCHEETVSRIRAQGSRVSLIVVDPEADRFFNMVRLSPLLFLENTENAASPLAETKDFAAEDTVEPSSPAGSRQCFLYPGPGGGYGFKLCCVASRPCLFISQVTPGGSAARAGLQMGDAVLEVNGYPVGADNDPNRLQQLTEAEPPLCLKLAARDPQDLEAWISSESGKDWTLPSELL comes from the exons atgaA AAGAAGAATTGGAGGGGGAGGGTCTCAATTGTCCATCAGCACCTCCAGTAGGACCTGGGACCCCAGTCCAGCTACACACTTCTCTTACgtgcctctcctgcctccttaCAGGAAGTTTAAATTTAATCCAAGGCTGGGCATTGACAATCCTGTCCTCTCCCTGGCTGAAGACCAGGCTCAGTCTG atCCCTGGAACCTGCAACGGCCTCGCTTCTGTCTGCTgagcagagaggagcagaagaactttgggttccATCTGCTGTACCAACTGGGCAAGACTGACCATGTGGTGTACAGGGTGGATCCAGGCTCCTCTGCCCAGCGCCACGGTCTCCGGGAAGGAGACCGGATCCTAGCGGTGAACAATAACATTGTGGACCATGAGGACTACACCATg GTAGTGCGCCACATCCGGGCCAGCGGTCCCCGGGTATTGCTGACAGTCTTGGCACAGCACGTGCATGACGTGGTGCGCGCTCAGCAGGGGAGCGATGCCTTCCTTTGTCCTACCCTAGGATCCGCAGTCAGGCCCCGGTTGTGCCATGTAGTAAAAGATGAAGGTGGCTTTGGCTTCAGCATCACCCATG GATGTCGGGGTTCTTTCTGGCTGGTTCTCAGTTCTGGAGGAGCCGCTGAGAGGGCAGGGGTGCCCCCTGGGGCCCGGCTGCTAGAAGTGAATGGGGTCAGTGTGGAGAAGTTCACTTCCAGCCAGCTCAGTAGGAAG CTTTGGCAGAGTGGCGATCAGGTGACTGTGCTGGTGGCAGCGCCGGAGGTTGAGGAACGGTGTCGTCAACTGGGAATGCCTCTTGCTGCACCCCTGGCAGAGGGCTGGGCACTGCCCGCCAAGCCCCGGTGTCTAAACATAGAGAAAGGGCCTCAAGGCTTTGGCTTCCTGCTCCGGGAGGAGAAGGGCTTGGACGGTTGCCTCG GGCAGTTCTTACGGGAGGTGGACCCAGGACTGCCAGCTGACAAGGCTGGCATGAAGGCTGGGGACCGCCTGGTGGCTGTGGCTGGGGAAAGCGTGGATGGGCTGTGCCATGAGGAGACAGTGTCCAGGATCCGAGCGCAGGGCTCTCGCGTCTCCCTCATTGTCGTCGATCCTGAGGCTGACCGCTTCTTCAACATG gtaCGGctgtctcccctcctctttttgGAGAACACAGAGAATGCTGCCTCCCCTCTGGCAGAAACCAAGGACTTTGCAGCTGAAGACACAGTTGAGCCTTCTAGCCCTGCCGGCTCCCGCCAATGCTTCTTGTACCCTGGGCCCGGAGGTGGCTATGGATTCAAGCTCTGCTGTGTGGCCAGTAGGCCTTGTCTCTTCATTTCCCAG GTGACCCCAGGAGGCTCAGCTGCCCGAGCAGGGCTGCAAATGGGAGATGCAGTTTTGGAGGTGAATGGATATCCTGTGGGTGCAGACAACGACCCGAATAGGCTTCAGCAACTGACTGAGGCTGAGCCACCCCTCTGCTTGAAGCTGGCAGCTAGGGATCCGCAGGACTTGGAAGCCTGGATCTCTTCGGAGTCTGGAAAG GACTGGACCCTGCCTTCAGAGCTGCTATAA